A genomic window from Camelina sativa cultivar DH55 chromosome 2, Cs, whole genome shotgun sequence includes:
- the LOC104721877 gene encoding putative F-box protein At3g23950, which translates to MGREKRVVVQLLEETLVNIFARFQLRSIARVRSVCKEWKSIIDSDYFRELYESLNSTSSSSVSWSIMNRRNQTLSLEIVGHHGSERWGLRNSIGSSITRYDPETTTVRKTSVLSCADGLVLLYIETSEGAPEYHVGNPLLRQWVRIPLPPHLSPFDVVRLQENKLFSDTGLVTKMEKGIVVGYKVVWMLASSSLSKDITFMMYASETGLWTTREVRCLRPMFWSRLEYSVPLNGILHWLASNGTNLDANYVLSYDLYNNDINGGGHECRAMPFPGIELYARHQRFKRTITTSAGSVVYCNVFNAINGGRIIRVWRLVNYCDDDPLAAWNLLWELKTTNSSSLVGFGTDYFPVVMHPLNSDIIYLWSRDKNGLALLNLRTHRFSLHKEEDGENHQSTNGGCILSLTGCKEYMDSIYSIYFNAHHLGGVHNLYFSQFVLPRWLNPLPNLVS; encoded by the coding sequence ATGGGGAGAGAAAAAAGAGTCGTGGTTCAACTTTTAGAGGAAACGCTGGTAAATATATTTGCTCGATTTCAATTGAGGAGCATCGCGAGAGTCAGATCAGTTTGTAAAGAATGGAAATCGATAATCGATTCCGACTATTTCCGAGAGCTGTACGAGTCTCTAAACTcgacctcctcctcctccgtgtcGTGGTCAATCATGAACCGAAGGAACCAAACACTGTCGCTGGAAATCGTTGGACACCATGGATCTGAGAGATGGGGACTTAGGAATTCCATAGGCTCTTCGATCACGCGTTACGATCCTGAGACCACCACGGTGAGAAAAACTTCGGTGTTGAGCTGCGCGGATGGATTGGTATTGCTTTACATTGAGACCAGCGAAGGAGCCCCTGAGTATCATGTCGGAAACCCCTTGTTGCGACAATGGGTTCGAATCCCTCTGCCTCCACATCTCTCTCCTTTTGATGTCGTGAGGTTACAGGAGAATAAACTTTTCAGCGACACTGGACTTGTCACAAAGATGGAAAAGGGTATTGTTGTGGGTTACAAGGTTGTCTGGATGTTGGCCTCATCATCTTTATCTAAAGATATCACTTTTATGATGTATGCCTCGGAAACAGGATTGTGGACAACCCGAGAGGTGCGTTGTCTCCGTCCCATGTTCTGGTCTAGACTAGAGTATTCTGTCCCTCTCAACGGGATTCTTCACTGGCTTGCCTCGAATGGTACCAATCTGGACGCAAATTATGTTTTATCctatgatttatataataatgatATCAATGGTGGTGGTCACGAGTGTCGTGCTATGCCGTTTCCCGGTATTGAGCTATATGCACGGCATCAGCGTTTCAAGAGAACTATCACAACGTCTGCTGGATCTGTTGTGTATTGCAACGTTTTCAATGCTATTAATGGAGGCCGTATTATCAGAGTTTGGAGGCTGGTCAACTACTGTGATGATGATCCTTTGGCCGCTTGGAATCTCTTGTGGGAACTCAAAACCACCAACTCGTCTTCTTTGGTCGGGTTTGGTACTGATTATTTCCCTGTGGTGATGCATCCTCTCAACTCCGACATCATATACCTCTGGAGCAGAGACAAGAATGGTCTCGCCTTGTTAAACTTGAGGACTCACAGGTTTAGTCTTCACAAGGAGGAAGATGGCGAGAACCACCAGTCTACCAATGGTGGTTGCATCTTGAGCCTTACCGGTTGCAAGGAGTATATGGACTCCATCTATTCAATTTATTTCAATGCTCATCATCTCGGCGGTGTTCATAATCTTTACTTTTCACAGTTTGTGCTCCCACGCTGGCTTAACCCGCTCCCTAACCTTGTTTCttga